A window of Leptospira bourretii genomic DNA:
TACCCGCAATACCAATGTTTGTCGGATTCACAGGAGCATTAGCCAATAGGAAATCAATTCCTTTGGAAAGATCTTCCATGTCTTTTGGACCTGCTACATTGATGAGTCCGCCAGAAGTTCCAAATCCTCTAGTGTTATAACTGAACACAACGTACCCTTTTTTTGCAAGTTTAGCAGCAGGTACAATATACTCATATTCGTTAAGAGCCCAACTGTTGACAAAAATCACGGCAGGGAAGGGACCTGTTCCTGATTTAGGAATGAATAAGTTCCCTGTAATTTTCACACCATCGTTACTTAGAAACGAGATGTTGTCATTGAAAGTGAAACTTCCATCGTTTTCTTTTGCAAATGCAGATTGAATGTCTTTTGCATTCGCCGCATTGCTCAGTTGGAGAGCTTCCGGAGTTGCCGAAGTGCTGGAGTTTGTTCCATTTAACACACCTAATACGGCAGCATTGTCTTTTGAGTTTTGGTTTCCGTTTTGTCCGCAAGCCACCAAGAGAAAGATCCCAAGTGGCAAAAGCAGACGAAAGATTTTTTGCTTTTTCATAATTCGCCTCTGAATTGACTCAAATTTACCACGATTGCGTTGAAATGGCGTCCAAGATGGCGATTTTGGACGATTTTTTAGGTCTAATATCATAATTTTGTACCAATTCTAAGTACAGAGGGGACGCAAAAGGTTGACGGAAGCGTGCATTTCGTCCGAATTTTGCTAGATGTTCGAGTTTTTTGGTTCATGGCTCCAGTTCGGGGTTTGGTATCATTTCATATTAGGCCTTGGGATTCTTGTGAAAGAAAAGGGTTCCAAAGGATTTCCCTTTGCCATGATCGCTGCTTTTTCGGGTGGGACTTTGATTTTTTACGCCTATCGTCTGTATGTTGGGTTCGAATTTAAAATCTCCCTTTTGAATCATGGATATGTGCCCATTATTTTTTTAATCCCAGGCAGTATGCAGTATACAATCGAACAGTTTTTAAGTTTAGAACCAGTCCCTTTATCTGGATTAAAACGGTTGTATCCAACTTTTTTTGTGGTTCTTCTGCTTCTTCTTTTGGAATGGAAGGCTCCTCATCTCCTGTTACAATCAATGAATCAAAGTTTTGCGGGGGCAGATTTTTCTGTACCAGAAGTAATTTCTGCCATAGGTTGTGTCTACTGGGTTGGTACTTTTATTTGGATGATCTATCAATATAGAATGATCCTCTATCGAAATCCTAATAAAGAAGCAAAGTTAGGCGTACAAGTTTTGGGAATGATATTAAAAGGAAACATTACCTTTGCAAGTTTTATCTTTTTTAGTACATTCTTTCGTTGGCATACAGGAATATATTTTACAGCAGGGCTTGCCACACTGATGGCAGTAGTTGCTTTTATCGGAACAGAAATCAATCACGAATTGTTCAAAGATATTTTGCCGGGGCTTCGCCAATCCTATCGAACTTCTCGGATCCTAAACTTGGATTTAGAAAAACTTCAAAAAGACTTGGACTATTATTTGAAAGTTGAGTGTATCTATCGAGAAGAGGATTTGAGTTTAGCCTCCCTTGCTGAGAAGTTAGGAATCAAGGATTACCAACTCAGTGAATATATCAATGCTTATCTTGGTATTAACTTCAATCGTTTGATCAATGAATGTCGCATTTCAGAAGTCTGTCGTCTTCTAGAAGAAGAACCAAAAGCCAACTTGTTGTCTCTTGCTTACCAAGTTGGTTTTAATTCCAAAGCAAACTTCAATTTAGCATTTAAGGCATCTAAAAAAGTTTCCCCAAGTGAATATGCAAAGTCAGTGGGGAAGAGTTAGTTTACTTTTTCCCTTTCGGTTTTTTCTTTGATACTGTATATCCTAGAATGTTTGCCATCTTCCAGATCATTTCTAAATGCTCACCTGCAGATGTGATACTTGATTCTGTTTTTGAATCTGGCAATACAGAATGTAAATGAAATTCATTTGTTCCGAATCGAACCACATCGGGAGTCATATGAATCCATGTATGCCAACCATATTCACGTTCCTCAGGG
This region includes:
- a CDS encoding helix-turn-helix domain-containing protein, with the translated sequence MFEFFGSWLQFGVWYHFILGLGILVKEKGSKGFPFAMIAAFSGGTLIFYAYRLYVGFEFKISLLNHGYVPIIFLIPGSMQYTIEQFLSLEPVPLSGLKRLYPTFFVVLLLLLLEWKAPHLLLQSMNQSFAGADFSVPEVISAIGCVYWVGTFIWMIYQYRMILYRNPNKEAKLGVQVLGMILKGNITFASFIFFSTFFRWHTGIYFTAGLATLMAVVAFIGTEINHELFKDILPGLRQSYRTSRILNLDLEKLQKDLDYYLKVECIYREEDLSLASLAEKLGIKDYQLSEYINAYLGINFNRLINECRISEVCRLLEEEPKANLLSLAYQVGFNSKANFNLAFKASKKVSPSEYAKSVGKS